The stretch of DNA CCCATGAGAAGAAGCAACAGTAGATCCCCTCGTGTAAATCGACCCCACCGGCGCCGCCGTGTGCTTATTAATAGTCGTCCCGTACGGACTACCAGCTGCTTCCGCCGTATAATGATGACCACTAGTCTTGGGTAATGGGTTGTGGCCGTGGCCGTAGGGCTTCACAGCATGAGAATTATCGCTACTAATAGAGCTAGATTTCAAGTAATCTATAGCCTCTTCGATACTATTCGTGGGCATGCTAAGTGATCCGCTGCTCGCGTGACCATAATGAGTAGTAGGATTATAATTAGTACTACCGACAATCGGGGTCCCATAGCCTCCTCCTCCGATGGTGGCTTTGCGGCCGTGACCACTGTTGTGATCATAAATATTATGCTTAATTGGTACGTGTTGAATCGTGCGCCCAGGCTTGTAATAATCTTCTTCTCTCTCGTAATCGTCgtcctcatcatcatcatcactgcTGTAATTGCCATAGCCGGAGGTTTTGTGGTGGCCGTAATCATGATCTTTCTTGTTATATCGGCCACCACCAATTGAGTGAGGAGCAATAGTTGGGCTTGGGCGGATATTAGCTATGCCATTTGAGGGAGTACTGTACCTGTGAGGCGAAGGTCTGCTGGCTTCGATCTGGACTCCGGTGAGGAATCGGTCAATCTCTTGAGGATAATGACGACCGTGACCCTTGTCGTGGCCGTACGGACTCGAGGGCTTACGGTAACTGTCGTGGTCTCCTCCGTAGGAACCGTAATTAGTTCTTATCGGTTCAAGCTTATTCGGCGATCCATAGCGGTAGTCGGAGGTGGCGATCATGGGCGAGGCAGAGAGGATGTGCTCGGTGATCTCAGTCTCTACGACGTAGGCATCAGCGTCGTACGGGGAACAGCCGACGACAGTTCTTTTCCTGCCGTCGTTGTCGTATATGACCGTACGACAGAGTTGATTGCTGTCGTTTTCGTAGTCATGATGACCACCGCCGTAGTTGGAGTGACCTTTGTATgggtaagcttgatcacctcccaatcccattttcttcttttttttcttaaataaaattatatatatttgtttttttccTTTGCAGATTTTGAACGTGTTGAGACTGGTATTTATATGGAAAGATTTGGTTGTAGTTTTGGTATATAACTTGCAATTGGGAAGAATCAGGTACTATATTTATAGATTCTTTAAGCTAGCTATTATCTTTGTCATGGTTTTCTTTTTATATGCTGTAAGGAAAATGACCTCCATTATTATCATGTCCATTAGATATGAGAGATGTGAGCtgggttttcttttctttacttcCAGCTTGAATGGGAAAACGCCActgattatatatatgagaaATCACATGATATTCTGGTTGGTAAGGGAATAATAAAATGAGAAGTAGGAATACAGTAGAAAAagtaattaaatgaaaataaaaaatacattcaTAGAAAGTGAGCAAGTCTATTTTTAGTGGTATATATAAAAGtgtgatatatataatatggttTACATCACTTATTTTCTTTATTCAGTGTCACACAGTTCACACTATAAAAAACATACATAATTTATCTTTGGTTCCATTTGGTAAATTACTAAGGGTGCGTTCTCAAGCCATttttttgaatagatattttgtttttttctttaatcagaatagaaaatatatttaaaatcatGTTTAGTAAAACTacaatttcttaaattttaaaataagaatcaaaatttcgaaaaaaaaaaaatacttttaaaataatttaaacaattttttaaaattataatctatttgtattttctttcatcaaaatttcattCTCCAACTCTAACTTGGACCCGCCCAAATGTCAATGGTCGACTCTCGACCTGGACTTCGACCTTATCCCAGACCTAGATATGGATCCCTATATATTCTGGTCCGAACCCCAACCCTCTCGAGACTTGAGTCGTTGCCTCTAACCCTTGGAGCTTGACACCCTGGACCCGATGCTGAACTCCAACTCACTTTCTCCTCATTTTGTGATTtctcactaaaataaaataaataaataaattacgaaacacatacatattatattttatttgtaaaattaaaaacaaaaaataattatgaaaaaacaaaaattctatttttatatttgtgatttaaataaataaatacatttgatattaaccaattaattaagaaaaagagcattatatttaattttgctAACATTCCGACTAGAATTCTAAGGTGGCAGTTCATATCATAATACTATAACTTAATATGAATTATTGTGGATTAGaatcatttaaaatatatgCAAGTTAAAATTGGGTAGAGCTGTAATACACTATTATTATTTGAGTTGGGTTAAAGTTAATGCATGTGACGCGAAATCGATTCGAATTAAAAATTGTTAGTTCTTTTCCTTGAACTAGCCATGGCATGAAAAAACTTGGAATTTTTATCACCGCTATGATAAGTCAAAATGAGAACACGATAAGTTGTGTTagggttaaaattttttgacacgaaatatatataaattatgttaAAGTTGACCATGTCAACCAGCATAACACGAATATAGAATATTAATACGAATTACCATCTTTATAGAATATTCATT from Cannabis sativa cultivar Pink pepper isolate KNU-18-1 chromosome 2, ASM2916894v1, whole genome shotgun sequence encodes:
- the LOC115719513 gene encoding uncharacterized protein LOC115719513 — protein: MGLGGDQAYPYKGHSNYGGGHHDYENDSNQLCRTVIYDNDGRKRTVVGCSPYDADAYVVETEITEHILSASPMIATSDYRYGSPNKLEPIRTNYGSYGGDHDSYRKPSSPYGHDKGHGRHYPQEIDRFLTGVQIEASRPSPHRYSTPSNGIANIRPSPTIAPHSIGGGRYNKKDHDYGHHKTSGYGNYSSDDDDEDDDYEREEDYYKPGRTIQHVPIKHNIYDHNSGHGRKATIGGGGYGTPIVGSTNYNPTTHYGHASSGSLSMPTNSIEEAIDYLKSSSISSDNSHAVKPYGHGHNPLPKTSGHHYTAEAAGSPYGTTINKHTAAPVGSIYTRGSTVASSHGAVMDCYEAARRFNGKVVRT